A genome region from Manis javanica isolate MJ-LG chromosome 3, MJ_LKY, whole genome shotgun sequence includes the following:
- the SON gene encoding protein SON isoform X2 gives MATNIEQIFRSFVVSKFREIQQELSSGRNEGQLNGETNAPSEGNQAGDVAASSRSLPNEEIVQKIEEVLSGVLDTELRCKPDLKEASRKSRCVSVQTDPTDEIPTKKSKKHKKHKNKKKKKKKEKEKKYKRQPEESESKLKSHHDGNIDLESDSFLKFDSEPSAMALEHPVRVFGLSETSESAVVLEPPILSMEISEPHTLETLKPATKTAELSVASASVISVQSEQSVAVMLEPSTTKVLDSFATAPVPTTAVVLKSSEPVVTMSVEYQTKSVLKSLESIPPEPSKIMLLEPPVAKVLEPSETLVSSEIPTEVHPEPSTSTTMDFPESAATEVLRLPEQPVEVPLEIADSSMTRPQELLELPKTTPLELPESSVASVMELPGPPATSMLELQGPPVTPVLELPGPSATPVPELPGPLSTPVPELLGPPATAVPELPGPSVTSVPQLSQELPGLPAPSMGLEPPQEVPEPPVMAQELPGLPVVTAAVELPGQPAVTVAMELTEQPVTTTELEQSVGMTTVEHPGQPEVTTATGLLGQPEAAMVLELPGQPVATTALELPGQPSVTGVPELPGLPSATRALELSGQPVATGALELPGQLMAAGALEFAGQSGAAGALELLGQPLATGVLELPGQPGAPELPGQPVATVALEISVQSVVTTELSTMTVSQSLEVPSTTALESYNTVAQELPTTLVGETSVTVGVDPLMAQESHMLASNTMETHMLASNTMDSQMLASNTMDSQMLASNTMDSQMLASSTMDSQMLATSSMDSQMLATSSMDSQMLATSSMDSQMLATSSMDSQMLATSSMDSQMLATSSMDSQMLATSSMDSQMLATSTMDSQMLATSTMDSQMLATSSMDSQMLASGAMDSQMLASGSMDAQMLASGTMDAQMLASSTQDSAMLGSKSPDPYRLAQDPYRLAQDPYRLGHDPYRLGHDAYRLGQDPYRLGHDPYRLTPDPYRMSPRPYRIAPRSYRIAPRPYRLAPRPLMLASRRSMMMSYAAERSMMSSYERSMMSYERSMMSPMAERSMMSAYERSMMSAYERSMMSPMAERSMMSAYERSMMSAYERSMMSPMADRSMMSMGADRSMMSSYSAADRSMMSSYSAADRSMMSSYAADRSMMSMAADSYTDSYTDTYTEAYMVPPLPPEEPPTMPPLPPEEPPMTPPLPPEEPPEGPTLSTEQSALTAENTWPTEVPALPPEESVSLPETVSQNEISEPSALLANYSVSASEPSVLTSEAAVTAPEPPLEPESSVMSTPAESAVATEEHEIVPERPVTYISENSMLAEPSMLTSEPTIMSETAETFDSMRASGHTASEVSISLMEPAVTIPEPSQQSTLELPAMAVSELPVMAVPEPLAVAVPAPAVMAVPELPAVVVAEHPAVAVPEYPAVAVPEYPAVAVLDPPAESLLEPMALAEPEHVTIPVPHVSALEPTVPGLEPTVSVLQPNVIVSEPSVSVQESTVTVLESAVTISQQTQVISTETVLESTPMILESSVIKGMNLLSGDQSLAPEIGTQEIPMHSNEESHAEGHQKNDPFESELGINIDNINNHLIAKEMEYNAVSAVITGAVGEIGEEKILPISETKQCTVLDTCPSVSEADIGETLSSTGPLAPEPDAMGTSMGIELGVASAFSSISKYDVEVSLTTQDTEHDMVISTSPSGGSEADIEGPLPAKDIHLDLPSNFITKDAEGPLPVEESDQTLAVALSPKESSGENKEVPLPTKEILFDSGFSANIDDINEADLVRPLLPKDMERLTSLRAGIEGPLLASDVERDKSTASPVVISIPERASESSSEEKDDYEIFVKVKDTHEKSKKNKNRDKGEKEKKRDSSLRSRSKRSKSSEHKSRKRTSESRSRARKRSSKSKSRRSQTRSRSRSRRRRRSSRSRSKSRGRRSVSKEKRKRSPKHRSKSRERKRKRSSSRDNRKTVRARSRTPSRRSRSHTPSRRRRSRSVGRRSFSISPSRRSRTPSRRSRTPSRRSRTPSRRSRTPSRRSRTPSRRSRTPSRRRRSRSVVRRRSFSISPVRLRRSRTPLRRRFSRSPIRRKRSRSSERGRSPKRLTDLNKAQLLEIAKANAAAMCAKAGVPLPPNLKPAPPPTMEEKVAKKSGGATIEELTEKCKQIAQSKEDDDVIVNKPHVSDEEEEEPPFYHHPFKLSEPKPIFFNLNIAAAKPTPPKSQVTLTKEFPVSSGSQHRKKEADSVYGEWVPVEKNGEENKDDDNVFSSNLPSEPVDISTAMSERALAQKRLSENAFDLEAMSLLNRAQERIDAWAQLNSIPGQFTGSTGVQVLTQEQLANTGAQAWIKKDQFLRAAPVTGGMGAVLMRKMGWREGEGLGKNKEGNKEPILVDFKTDRKGLVAVGERAQKRSGNFSAAMKDLSGKHPVSALMEICNKRRWQPPEFLLVHDSGPDHRKHFLFRVLRNGSPYQPNCMFFLNRY, from the exons ATGGCGACCAACATCGAGCAGATTTTTAGGTCTTTCGTGGTCAGTAAATTCCGGGAAATTCAACAGGAGCTTTCCAG TGGAAGAAATGAAGGCCAGCTCAATGGTGAAACAAATGCACCTAGTGAAGGAAACCAGGCAGGTGATGTagctgcctcctccaggagccTACCAAATGAAGAAATAGTTCAGAAGATAGAGGAAGTACTTTCTGGGGTCTTAGATACAGAACTACGATGTAAGCCAG ACCTGAAGGAGGCCTCCAGAAAAAGTAGATGTGTGTCTGTACAAACAGATCCAACTGATGAAATTCCCACCAAAAAGTCAAAGAAgcataaaaagcacaaaaataaaaagaagaaaaagaagaaagagaaggaaaaaaagtacaaaagacAGCCAGAAGAATCTGAATCAAAGCTGAAATCACATCATGATGGGAACATAGATTTAGAATCGGATTCCTTTTTGAAGTTTGATTCTGAACCTTCAGCGATGGCACTGGAGCATCCTGTAAGAGTGTTTGGCCTGTCTGAGACCAGTGAATCTGCAGTTGTGTTAGAACCTCCTATACTATCAATGGAGATCTCAGAGCCACACACCTTAGAAACTCTGAAGCCAGCTACAAAAACTGCAGAACTGTCAGTTGCATCTGCATCAGTAATCTCAGTGCAGTCAGAGCAGTCTGTGGCAGTAATGCTGGAACCATCCACGACAAAGGTTCTGGATTCTTTTGCAACAGCACCAGTGCCTACCACAGCAGTAGTGCTAAAGTCATCTGAGCCAGTTGTAACAATGTCGGTGGAGTATCAGACAAAGTCTGTGCTGAAATCTTTGGAGAGCATACCTCCAGAGCCATCAAAGATCATGTTGTTGGAGCCTCCAGTAGCAAAAGTGCTAGAGCCATCAGAAACCCTTGTGTCATCAGAGATACCTACTGAGGTGCACCCTGAGCCAAGCACATCAACAACAATGGATTTTCCAGAGTCAGCTGCAACTGAAGTGCTAAGATTGCCAGAGCAGCCTGTAGAAGTACCATTGGAGATTGCAGATTCATCCATGACAAGACCACAGGAGTTGCTGGAGCTGCCCAAGACCACACCGTTGGAGCTGCCGGAGTCGTCGGTGGCCTCAGTGATGGAGTTGCCGGGGCCACCTGCGACCTCCATGCTGGAGTTGCAGGGGCCCCCTGTGACTCCAGTGCTGGAGTTACCTGGGCCCTCTGCTACCCCGGTGCCAGAGTTGCCAGGGCCCCTTTCTACCCCAGTGCCTGAGTTGCTAGGGCCCCCTGCGACAGCGGTGCCTGAGTTGCCGGGGCCCTCTGTGACATCAGTGCCACAGTTGTCGCAGGAATTGCCAGGGCTTCCAGCACCATCTATGGGGTTGGAGCCACCACAGGAGGTACCAGAGCCACCTGTGATGGCACAGGAGTTGCCAGGGCTGCCTGTGGTGACAGCAGCAGTAGAGTTGCCAGGGCAGCCTGCGGTAACAGTAGCAATGGAGTTGACCGAACAACCTGTGACGACGACAGAGTTGGAGCAGTCCGTGGGGATGACAACGGTGGAACATCCTGGGCAGCCTGAGGTGACAACGGCAACAGGGTTGCTGGGGCAGCCTGAGGCAGCGATGGTGCTGGAGTTGCCAGGACAGCCAGTGGCAACAACAGCGCTGGAGTTGCCAGGGCAGCCTTCGGTGACTGGGGTGCCAGAGTTGCCAGGGCTGCCTTCGGCAACTAGGGCACTGGAGTTGTCGGGGCAGCCTGTGGCAACTGGGGCACTGGAGTTGCCTGGGCAGCTCATGGCAGCTGGGGCACTGGAGTTTGCGGGGCAGTCTGGGGCAGCTGGAGCACTGGAGCTTTTGGGGCAGCCTCTGGCAACAGGGGTGCTGGAGTTGCCAGGGCAGCCTGGGGCGCCAGAGTTGCCTGGGCAGCCGGTGGCAACTGTGGCGCTGGAGATCTCTGTTCAATCTGTGGTGACAACGGAGCTGTCAACGATGACCGTGTCGCAGTCCCTGGAGGTGCCCTCGACGACAGCGCTGGAATCCTATAATACGGTAGCACAGGAGCTGCCTACTACATTAGTGGGGGAAACTTCTGTAACAGTAGGAGTGGATCCCTTGATGGCCCAGGAATCCCATATGTTAGCTTCTAACACCATGGAGACCCATATGTTAGCATCCAACACCATGGATTCCCAGATGCTAGCGTCCAACACCATGGACTCCCAGATGCTAGCATCCAACACCATGGACTCCCAGATGTTAGCCTCTAGCACCATGGACTCCCAGATGTTAGCAACCAGCTCCATGGACTCCCAGATGTTAGCAACCAGCTCCATGGACTCCCAGATGTTAGCAACCAGCTCCATGGACTCCCAGATGTTAGCAACCAGCTCCATGGACTCCCAGATGTTAGCAACCAGCTCCATGGACTCCCAGATGTTAGCAACCAGCTCCATGGACTCCCAGATGTTAGCAACCAGCTCCATGGACTCCCAGATGTTAGCAACCAGCACCATGGACTCCCAGATGTTAGCAACCAGCACCATGGACTCCCAGATGTTAGCAACTAGCTCTATGGATTCCCAGATGTTAGCATCTGGCGCTATGGACTCTCAGATGTTAGCTTCCGGCTCCATGGATGCCCAGATGTTAGCGTCTGGTACCATGGATGCCCAGATGTTAGCATCTAGTACCCAAGATTCTGCTATGTTGGGTTCAAAATCTCCTGATCCTTACAGGTTAGCTCAAGATCCTTACAGGTTAGCTCAGGATCCCTATAGGTTAGGTCATGACCCTTACAGGTTAGGCCATGATGCTTACAGATTAGGGCAGGATCCTTACAGATTAGGCCATGATCCCTACAGACTAACTCCTGATCCCTACAGGATGTCACCAAGACCCTATAGGATAGCACCCAGGTCCTATAGAATAGCTCCCAGGCCATATAGGTTAGCACCTAGACCCCTGATGTTAGCATCTAGACGTTCTATGATGATGTCCTATGCTGCAGAACGTTCCATGATGTCATCTTACGAACGCTCTATGATGTCTTATGAGCGGTCTATGATGTCCCCTATGGCTGAGCGCTCTATGATGTCAGCCTATGAGCGCTCTATGATGTCAGCCTATGAGCGCTCTATGATGTCCCCTATGGCTGAGCGCTCTATGATGTCAGCTTACGAACGCTCTATGATGTCAGCTTACGAGCGCTCCATGATGTCCCCGATGGCTGACCGATCTATGATGTCCATGGGTGCTGACCGCTCTATGATGTCGTCATACTCCGCTGCTGACCGGTCTATGATGTCATCGTACTCTGCAGCTGACCGATCTATGATGTCATCTTATGCTGCTGATCGCTCAATGATGTCTATGGCAGCTGATTCTTACACCGATTCTTACACTGATACATACACAGAGGCATATATGGTACCACCTTTGCCTCCTGAAGAGCCTCCAACAATGCCACCATTGCCACCTGAGGAGCCACCAATGACACCACCACTGCCTCCTGAGGAACCCCCAGAGGGTCCAACATTATCCACTGAGCAGTCAGCATTAACAGCTGAAAATACTTGGCCTACTGAGGTGCCAGCATTACCTCCTGAAGAATCTGTATCGCTGCCTGAAACTGTGAGTCAAAATGAGATTTCAGAGCCTTCAGCATTGCTTGCTAATTATTCAGTGTCAGCATCAGAGCCTTCAGTTTTAACATCAGAGGCTGCTGTCACTGCCCCAGAACCACCACTAGAGCCAGAGTCTTCAGTTATGTCAACACCTGCAGAGTCTGCTGTAGCAACAGAAGAGCATGAAATTGTTCCAGAGAGACCAGTGACTTATATATCTGAAAATTCCATGTTAGCTGAACCATCTATGTTAACATCAGAGCCTACTATTATGTCAGAAACAGCAGAAACCTTTGATTCCATGAGAGCTTCAGGACATACTGCCTCAGAGGTATCTATATCCCTGATGGAGCCAGCAGTAACTATTCCAGAGCCATCGCAGCAGAGCACCCTAGAGCTACCAGCCATGGCTGTCTCAGAGCTGCCAGTCATGGCAGTCCCTGAGCCATTAGCCGTGGCTGTTCCAGCCCCTGCAGTCATGGCTGTCCCAGAGCTCCCAGCTGTGGTTGTCGCAGAACACCCGGCTGTGGCTGTCCCAGAGTACCCGGCTGTGGCTGTCCCAGAGTACCCGGCTGTGGCTGTCCTGGACCCACCAGCTGAGTCTCTCTTGGAGCCCATGGCATTGGCTGAGCCAGAGCACGTTACTATTCCTGTGCCACATGTTTCTGCCCTGGAGCCTACTGTGCCTGGCCTGGAACCCACAGTGTCAGTCCTTCAGCCTAATGTGATTGTTTCAGAACCATCTGTTTCTGTCCAAGAATCCACTGTGACAGTTTTAGAGTCTGCTGTCACTATTTCACAGCAGACTCAAGTAATATCAACTGAGACAGTTTTAGAGTCTACACCAATGATACTGGAGTCTAGTGTTATAAAAGGAATGAATTTACTATCTGGAGATCAAAGTCTTGCTCCAGAGATTGGCACGCAGGAGATTCCCATGCATTCAAATGAAGAGTCACATGCTGAAGGACATCAGAAGAATGACCCTTTTGAAAGTGAACTTGGTATAAATATAGACAATATAAATAATCATTTAATTGCTAAAGAGATGGAATATAATGCAGTGTCTGCTGTCATCACTGGTGCTGTTGGTGAAATTGGTGAAGAGAAAATTTTGCCCATCAGTGAGACTAAACAATGCACAGTATTGGATACCTGCCCTAGTGTTAGTGAAGCTGATATAGGAGAAACTCTGTCTTCTACTGGTCCTCTTGCTCCTGAACCTGATGCAATGGGAACAAGTATGGGTATTGAACTTGGCGTAGCATCTGCTTTCAGTTCAATTAGTAAATATGATGTTGAAGTATCTTTAACTACTCAAGATACTGAACATGACATGGTAATTTCCACCAGCCCCAGTGGTGGTAGTGAAGCTGACATAGAGGGACCTTTGCCTGCTAAAGACATTCATCTTGATTTACCATCTAATTTTATTACTAAAGATGCAGAAGGACCATTACCTGTAGAAGAGAGTGACCAGACATTAGCAGTTGCTCTCAGCCCTAAAGAAAGTagtggagaaaataaagaagtacCTCTCCCTACTAAAGAGATACTGTTTGATTCAGGATTTTCTGCCAATATTGATGATATTAACGAAGCAGATTTAGTGAGACCATTACTTCCTAAGGACATGGAACGACTTACAAGCCTTAGAGCTGGTATTGAAGGACCTTTACTTGCAAGTGACGTTGAACGTGACAAATCTACTGCTAGTCCAGTTGTAATTAGTATACCAGAAAGAGCTTCAGAGTCTTCTTCAGAAGAAAAAGATGATTATGAAATTTTTGTAAAAGTTAAGGACACAcatgaaaaaagcaagaaaaataaaaaccgtGACAAaggtgagaaagagaagaaaagagactcTTCGTTAAGATCTCGAAGTAAACGTTCCAAGTCTTCTGAACACAAGTCACGCAAGCGTACCAGTGAATCTCGTTCTAGGGCAAGGAAGAGATCGTCTAAGTCCAAGTCTCGTCGCTCTCAAACACGTTCACGGTCACGTTCAAGAcgcaggaggaggagcagcagatCAAGGTCCAAGTCTAGAGGAAGGCGATCTGTATCAAAAGAGAAACGCAAAAGAtctccaaagcacagatccaagtccagggaaagaaaaagaaaaagatcaagtTCCAGGGATAACCGTAAAACAGTTAGAGCTAGAAGCCGCACCCCAAGTCGTCGGAGTCGGAGTCACACACCAAGTCGTCGAAGAAGGTCTAGATCTGTGGGGAGAAGGAGCTTCAGCATTTCCCCAAGCCGACGGAGCCGCACCCCGAGCCGACGGAGCCGCACCCCGAGCCGACGGAGCCGCACCCCGAGCCGACGGAGCCGCACCCCGAGCCGACGGAGTCGTACCCCGAGCCGACGGAGCCGCACCCCGAGCCGGCGGCGAAGATCAAGATCTGTGGTAAGAAGACGAAGCTTCAGCATATCACCAGTCAGGTTAAGGCGATCACGAACACCCTTGAGAAGAAGGTTTAGCAGATCACCCATCCGTCGTAAAAGATCCAGGTCTTCTGAAAGAGGCAGATCACCTAAACGTCTGACAGATTTGA ATAAGGCTCAGTTACTTGAAATAGCCAAAGCTAATGCAGCTGCAATGTGTGCTAAGGCTGGTGTTCCTTTACCaccaaacctaaagcctgcaccTCCACCTACAATGGAAGAAAAAGTTGCTAAAAAGTCAGGAGGAGCTACTATAGAAGAACTAACCGAG aaatgcaAACAGATCGCACAGAGTAAAGAAGATGATGATGTAATAGTGAATAAGCCTCATGTTTCggatgaagaggaagaagaacCTCCTTTTTATCATCATCCCTTTAAACTCAGTGAACCCAAACCCATTTTTTTCAATCTGAAT attGCTGCAGCAAAGCCAACTCCACCAAAAAGCCAGGTAACATTAACGAAAGAGTTTCCTGTGTCATCTGGATCTCAACATCGAAAAAAAGAAGCAGATAGTGTTTATGGAGAGTGGGTTCCTGTAGAGAAAAatggtgaagaaaacaaagatgatgATAATGTTTTCAGCAGCAATTTGCCCTCTGAG